From Colius striatus isolate bColStr4 chromosome 27, bColStr4.1.hap1, whole genome shotgun sequence:
GAGGTGAAGGACCTGCTGCGTGCGCTGCGTTTTCTGCGAGGTTTGTTTGAGCTTGCTGTTGCATTTCTGCTTGAGGCCCTCCAGCTCTTCCTTGCAGCGCCGCTGCTTCTCCTCATAAGCCTGACAGGAGCTGACTTCCTTCTCCTCGAAGCTCGACTGAAGCTCCTGTagctctccctccctctccagcagcttctgctccagctcctggatGGTGGACTCATCTGTGGAGATGGGCGACCGGATGCAAGCGGCCTTCTCGGCAgcgtggtggtggtggggggctTTGCCAGGGTTCAGGATCTTGTTGCCTCCGTCAGAGAAGGACATGGCTTTGAGGCTCATCATGTTGCTGTCCTGGATGATGGCACACTGCAGGATGTTGTGGGCTGAGCCCCCGAAGCGGCTGATGGGTCCCATGGGCGTGACGAGGGGCTCGAGCTGGTaactgctgctggtgctgtgtgtggggaggcTGGACATGGAGTTCCTGCCGGAGTCAGACAGGCCCCCCGAGCACCGGGgccgcagctcctgctccttggCTTTGTCTGGGgggtgcagctgctgggagaggtGCCCCCCGTTCTCCGGGGAGGAGTGGAGGATGGCGCCGGCACGAGGCAGCACCGGCTTGAAGGCGGTTGGTCGTGCAGACGGCTTCTCTGTGCCCTGGGGAGAGAAGCAGAGCCCGTCAGCACAGGATGAACCCACCTCACCTGTTCTCCTCCGTCCCCAAGGATGAGACCCCCGCGGTGGGGACAGCTGGAGTCTCCGTCAAGGGCCAAAAGCTCGGGAGGATACCGATGGTTAAAACTGCCTCAGCTGGGAGGCAAACAGCACATTTGGAAGTGAAAGGACACAGATCACGAGGCTGCTCCAAACCCCGGAGAGCAGAGGGTGGCTGGGTGCCCTCAGCATCCCCCTGCTGCCCTCTCCTCCCGCTGCCCCAGCACAAACTGTCCTCTCTGAGCCTTCTCGCAGCCCAGGACAGCCCTGCAGCGGGACCCGTGGACGCCCCTTACGCCCCCCACACGTCTGGGGCCGCCGTCTCCGTTACTGACCGCTTCCAGCTGACCGGGGAAGGGCATCAGCTTCTGCGGCGTGGGCACCGCGAAGTCGCCGCTGCTGGCCCCGGGCTGGCCGCACAGCTCCCCGCCGACCAGCGCCGGGTACTCACGGTGGGGGCCGTGCGACTTCTGGCTGACCTTGATGTAGAAGAAATCCTCATTCTTGCTGCTCTTGGAGCCGGACTTGTGGCCAGAGTCCTGGGAGAAGCCGAAGCGGAGCAGCCCGTCCGAGTACCTGTTGAGCTTTTTCAGGTGTGAGGACTTGCGGAGCTTGTACTGGGAAGCCCGGCAGTGCTTGCTGTGGAAGCCGTGGCCGGAGATGAGGCTGCTGACGCTGCCCATGCTGGGGAGGGCTCGGGGCTgcgggcacaggctgctgctgcgaTCATAGCAAagccctggctgtgcctggggaggcAAAGAGAGCGGGTGAGGCTGGGGGCTCGGGGGCAGGCGCGGTGCCCACCACACAGACACTGCAAACACACGGCTGGGGACAGGCTGGCGTTGGCTCGTGAGGGGCTCTGTGCAAAGGGGCTGTGCGCTTCCCTGTGTGCCCAGGGATGGGTCAGTGTGTGCTGTTTGTGCAGATGGGACGGTTGGTCCTTGGGAACATGCAAAGGGAGAGGGAtgctcttccccatccctccgCAGAAGCCCCATGTGCAGGAGGGCAGGGGATGAGGAAGGCAGGTTAGAGCAGGGCTTTCCCTGCGCCTGGAGATGGCTCCAGGAGCCTCTTGAGCTGCCTGTgtgccccagcctggctgctggcagagcttCCAGACGACTGGGCGCATCCTGCCTCGTGCTCAGGGGCTCATCAGgagctgcccagcaccctgcacCTGGATGAGGCCAGGAGGGCTGTGAGAGCCTCTAAAAATGAGGAGAGCAGCAAAGGGGTTTGTAGGGATTTTTAGGTGCCTAATAGGCACTAATCTCAACAAGCCCCGACGCCTCCTGCTTGTTCCGTGCCAGATGGATCCCGTCTGCTGACAGCTGCCTCAGCACCACCAGCTCAGCC
This genomic window contains:
- the LZTS1 gene encoding leucine zipper putative tumor suppressor 1, coding for MGSVSSLISGHGFHSKHCRASQYKLRKSSHLKKLNRYSDGLLRFGFSQDSGHKSGSKSSKNEDFFYIKVSQKSHGPHREYPALVGGELCGQPGASSGDFAVPTPQKLMPFPGQLEAGTEKPSARPTAFKPVLPRAGAILHSSPENGGHLSQQLHPPDKAKEQELRPRCSGGLSDSGRNSMSSLPTHSTSSSYQLEPLVTPMGPISRFGGSAHNILQCAIIQDSNMMSLKAMSFSDGGNKILNPGKAPHHHHAAEKAACIRSPISTDESTIQELEQKLLEREGELQELQSSFEEKEVSSCQAYEEKQRRCKEELEGLKQKCNSKLKQTSQKTQRTQQVLHLQVFQLQQEKKQLREELENLMKEQNLLETKLRSYEKEKTSFAPALEETQWEVCQKSGEISLLKQQLKESQTELNTKTAEILSLKAQLKELRVKMEGLEMKTQDLEGSLRTKAMELEVCENELQRKKNESELLREKVNLLEQEIVDLRTELAVLKEQLSDAREVTRPCAAGDDAQALQGELERLRAELKAERDNNEQMTSSFQHERQTWKEEKEKVIHYQKQLQQSYLHMYKRNQNLEKMLQQLAAGEDGKEPIELDIPGADVPYEDIIATEI